AGCTACGGGTGTGAGTATCAACACTGCTCTGGGACGTATGCGTTATGCTCTTATCAATCTGAGAAAATTGATGAGTAAAACAAAATATGCCTATGACACAAACCTGTACATCAACGCAGAATGAGATTTTACGTTACATTTATGGCGAAACCTCAAGTTCTGAAAATGTTTTTATCGAGCAATCTTTGCTAAACGACAACGAGCTTTTGGATTATTATCTTGACAGTCTTGAGCTGAAAGAAGATATGGACAAAATTAGCCTCAGTCCGAAAGAAAACACGATACAAAACATCATGAATTTCTCAAAATCTTACAGGCCTGTGATTTAATCACAGGCTTTTTTTTTATTTAGAAAATCATATTTCTTCTTGCCATGTTTAACCTCAAAGCCACGTAAAATATTGTTTCGGGTTTGGATTGATAAACATCTTTTCTTCTTTGATATACAAAATCAAAAAACAGATTATGGTATGGCATGAAACTCAGAGCTACTTCATGGTGTTTTAATTGGTTTTTCAATCCCTGTCCAATAAAGTTGTTATAGTCACTACCCCTTCCCACTCGATTACTTGTCAAAAGGTTACTTCCATAATTGACAGAGTCTTTGTCATCACCCCGCATAGCATACATGGCTGTAGCAGAAAAAAACAGTTTGGATAATGGTTGATATTTAATTGTCATTATGGATTCTTTAAAATTGGCTCCCAATGGATGGGCCAATGGTGTACTATAATTGACATAATTGGTGTAGGTCGTGAAATGAGAGTAAATATATGGTCTGGCTCTGTTATGCTCAAACTGAAAATCAAGATTTTCTATGGTAAAAACATCGATATACTTTCCTCCAAGCTGCCAGGAATATTTTTTGGCCCACCACCCCTCTTTCTTAAATTCTTTTGAATTATACTCATCCAAAAAATATTGTCCGTAAAAGCTAAGCGTTTTAAGTGCGTTTAATTTAAAATCGGCTCCTACAAATGCATTGTCTGAGCTCCCTATATTTCCTTCGATCCAGCGGTAAAAAATAACAGGATTGAGGTAATTAAATTCAAATCCAAAATCACGCTTTCCATACATCACTGATTCAAAAAGCCCCAGGTTTAGATTTTTCCCAATATTAAAATTCAGATGATGAAAAGCAAGGTATTTCGGAGGATATGTCAAAAGGCTGTTCAATGGGTTAGGTATTTGTGTATTGGTCATTTGTCCCAAAATCGACAAATATTGCATTTTACCCAGTTTTAGTTCCGATTTCAATTGTAAATAGGGCGAGCTGAAATCACTCAATACCATTGACCTTATACCTGATCCAATAAAGTTACGGTCATGACCAAAACTCATGGTCAGGCTTTTCATTGGTTTAAACGTTATGTAGCCTATAGCTGAAAAAAAGTCAACCTGCAAATTTCTAGTATCTTCGTCTTTTGGCTTTACCAAAGACTGATATGGGTATCCTTTATACAATTTATAGAAATTTACGATGTAATTAGGGCTGGCCATTTGATTTTCTGTAATCATGGTATAAAAACCCAGCTTTTTATTTACCCTGCCTCTGATTTCGACCCCTCGGGTGTTTATAAATAAGTCCTTGGATTTCAGATCGCCTACCTGACTGTCAGAACCATACATAAAATGAAAAATTGGATTGACATGAACGTCAAAGTCATCATTTTTATAATAGTAAAAATCTGATTTTTCTTTAAAAAAATGTTTAAATAATCGCCGCTTATTGTTAAAAGTGTCTGCTTCTGCTTCAGGAATATGTTCCCAACTATCTGCCAATAAATATCTGATATTGGCCAGGTCGACTTTCGAAATATGATTGGTAAAAGATGTATCGTGGCCGGAAAAATATTTCACAATAGCTTCCCTCGAAAATGGTTTGGCATTATCATGAAACGTATTGCTCAATACTCCCCTTTTCACCTCAAGTCTTTCTATTATTGCAGCCTGATGCGAATCGTTATTCAAAAAAACACTTTGTGAGAAAGAACGGTTTGAAATCCAAAAACCGGTGAGTAGAATAAATCCAGAGAGTAGTTTTCGCACTTTTTATTTTTTTGTTAAAAGAAAGGCAAAAGTAAATATTATTTTTCTTTTGAAGGTATTAATTGATAATTTTGGAACAATACTACATAGCATAAGGTTAAAAATACATGTATGTGGTTAAATAATAAAATATGAAAAGTTTTGATATCCCCGAAATATATAAGAGCAATCTGATCACAACAATCAAACAGGTAAGGAGAGCTAATGATAAACTAAAGAAAGACTTTAGCCCAACCGAACTTGATTTTGGAAATATTAAAATACTGCTTTCCAGACATTTCGGATTTTGTTATGGTGTTGAAAATGCAGTTGAAATAGCATATAAGACTCTGGCAGAACACCCTCAGAAAAGGATATTTCTTCTTAGCGAAATGATTCACAATCCAGAAGTAAATGCCGACTTATTATCAAGAGGTGTAAAGTTTTTGATGGATACCAGAGGCAACAAACTTATTGATTTTGATACATTACAGAAAGAGGATATTGTGATTGTCCCGGCTTTTGGCACCACAGTAGAACTTCAAAAAGAACTTTCAGAAAAAGGCATAAATCCTTATCAATACGATACTACCTGCCCATTTGTCGAAAAAGTTTGGAACAGGGCTGCACAGATTGGCGAAAGAGGCTATTCTATTATCGTGCATGGAAAGCCCGAACATGAAGAAACCAGAGCTACGTTTTCACATAGTAAAGAAAATACACCCACTGTAGTGGTTAAAGATATGGCTGATGCCCAAAAACTAGCCTTTTATATCAGAAAAGAAAAAACATCAGAACAGTTTTTTGAAGAGTTTTCCGGAAAATATTCTGTGAATTTTGACCCTCAGAAAGACCTTGAAAGGATTGGAGTAGTAAACCAAACAACTATGCTGGCCACTGAAACTCAAGCCATAGCTGACTACCTGAAAGAACAGATAATTGCTTACCGGAATATTTCTGAGCTTGAATCGCAGGCATATTTTGCTAATACACGCGACACGCTGTGTTATGCGACCAATGACAACCAGGAAGCAACCTACGGTCTTATGCAAACACCTGCCGATATTGCTGTCGTAGTTGGGGGATACAATAGCTCCAATACTACCCACCTTGTTGAGCTTTTAGTACAAAAAATGCCAACTTACTTTATAAGAAATGCAGACTGTCTGAATTCGAAAACTTCAGTTTCATCATTTGACATCCATAAAAAATCAGAAATTTTCGAAACTACCTTTCTACCAGAAAAATCACAGATTACCGTTTCTTTAACCTGTGGGGCATCATGCCCAGACTCAATTTTTGAAGAAGTAATGGTAAAGCTTCTATCATTTTTTGAAATATCTAATGAAATGATTTCTCAAAAAATCCTGGAACTGAAGTAATTATTTTTTTATCTTGTAAAAAACCAAATTGGGCGACAGTTTCTGGTTTTTTGTAAAAAAAATGATTCGTTTTAATTTGATAATTCAATAATTATTCATAGTTTTCGTTAGAAAAGTACATAAACTGTTACGCCCATGAATATGTTGGAATACGTTAAAATGATACTGGAAAAAGTAAGTTTCGACAAAAAATTGTTTGAAAAAGAGTTAAAAAAAGGTATAAAAGAATTGCTTCCTATAGAAATAAAAGAATTAAAAAATTGGTGTTACGAGAAATTTGGCAAAATATACAATGCTATTCTGAACAAAGTTTTTAGGAGAAAACAGTTGGCAATTGCCTGAATATTTCAATCCTGATTTACCTGTCAAATTGTAGCCTTTTTCCTGATTTTTTAGGCAGGAATTGTCCTTCGTCAAAAAGTAGTTCACCTGATACTATTGTTTTAGAAATCGAGCTACCAAACATGACCCCTTCTAACGGAGACCAGCCGCATTTGTAAAGGATGTTGTCTTTGTCAACGGTGTATGATTTATTTAAATCAACCAGAACAAGGTCAGCCCAATATCCTTCTCTTATATATCCCCGACGGTTAACTTTGAAGCATTCAGCCGGAGCATGACACATTTTCTCAACTATTTTTTCAAGCGAGATTTTTCCTTTTTGGTAAAAATCAAGCATAATTTGCAAACTGTGTTGCACCAAAGGTAATCCCGAGGGTGCCGACCAGTAGTCCTGAGATTTCTCCTCCCAGGTGTGTGGAGCATGGTCGGTAGCAATGATATCTAGATGATTGTCAAGCAGACCTTCCAATAAGGACTCCCGATGGTTGTGTTTAATAGCAGGATTACATTTGATGTTTACGCCTTGCTTTTTATAATCTTCGGCATCAAAAAATAGATGGTGAACGCATACTTCAGAAGTAAGATGCTTTTGAGATAGTGGAATATCGTTTGAAAAAAGTTCTAATTCTTCAGTTGTTGAAATATGTAGAATGTGTAATCTGGTGTCATATTTTTTGGCCAAATTTACAGCCATAGAAGATGATTTGTAGCAAGCCTCCTCATTTCTGATCAAAGCATGAATATCATAGGGTATGTCTTTGTTTTGGTATTTTTCTTTATAAAATTCTAAATTGGCCTTCACAGTGGCTTCGTCTTCACAATGGGTAGCAATCAAACCGGCGAAATTAGAGAAAATTTTATCTAGGGTATTGGGATTATCAACGAGCATATTGCCAGTAGAGCTACCCATAAATAATTTCAGTCCACATACATTTTTCAGGTCGGTTTTCATTGCTTCATCGTAGTTGTTGTTGGAGCCACCCATAAAAAACGAATAATTGACCCAGGAATTTTCAGCTGCAATCTGGTATTTTTCCTCCAATAGTCCTTGTGTGAGTGTATTGGGTACGGTGTTAGGCATCTCCATAAAGCTAGTTGTACCTCCAGCCAAAGCAGCCTTTGATTCGGTGGCGATATTTGCTTTATGTGTCAATCCCGGCTCTCTGAAGTGCACCTGATCATCAATAACTCCTGGAAACAAGTATTTTCCCATGGCATCGATAACCTGATCTGCACTAAGATCCAGGTCGCCTATTTTTTCAATAAAACCATTTTTAATAAATAAGTCAGAAGGGAAAATTTTTCCTTCATTTACAATATTTGCATTTTTTATTAATATCGTACTCATAATTCCAACTAGAGGCTTTTTAATTCAATATTAGCTGCTTTTTTAATCCAATTGTAGCCTGTGTTTTTCAGGCATTCTTTATAGAACAATTTAGCTTTTGCAGGGTTATTTTGGGCTTTAAATATTCTTGCCATCCCAAGATAGGCCATACTTCGGTATTCTTTTGTAAAACGCTCTTCAGGGCTAAACTTCAAAACCCTGGCATAGCTACTCAAAGCCAGATTGAGATTTTGGTAATGATGTTCCTGTAAAAAGCCTTCAAAAGTTGTTTGTGATAATTCTACTATTTCCAGATTTTTTTTAAAGTACTTTTTATTGACCTCTATTGCCTCTTCATACTGATGGTTGAGCAAAAGGCATTCAACATATTTTATTCTGTAAATATCATTTTGGGGATATTTTAAACTCAAAGCTTTTGATATTTGCAGAGCCCTTTTAAAGTTTGATTCATAATTAATATAGATATTGGCCAGATATAAGTTGGATTCTACTTTACTAAAAAGCGATGTCCTGATGGAAGTCTCAAGATCATTTAAACCTTGTTTTTTGTTTCCATTTTCAAAGAACACTAATAATGGCTTTGTAATAGGGTGGTCTTCGGGATATTGAATCCGGTAATAATTATAAAGACCCAGAGGAAAAAGAAATTCGGGGTTATCGTCGCGGTATTTTTTACTTTCTACAAAATAAGAATATGCTTTTTGAGCCACTTTTGCAGAAGCAATGTAATCACTTCTGTAATTATAAATGAGTGCAGTAAAACCGTAAGCAGCCAAAAGAAAAAAAGTGGCTTCTTTCTTGTATTCGGGTATTTTATATAAGTTTCTTGCTGCAGTTATGCTCTTTTCGAGCTCAGATAAATATCTTTTTTGTTGTTCTGGATTTTTGTCAATTGGCAGGTATCTCCATTCTATTTCTAGTGCACTTATCAAGTGCTTCACCGGATGATACGGATAGCGGTTTTTCACAGTCTGAAAAACAATA
The sequence above is a segment of the Cytophagaceae bacterium genome. Coding sequences within it:
- a CDS encoding 4-hydroxy-3-methylbut-2-enyl diphosphate reductase, which translates into the protein MKSFDIPEIYKSNLITTIKQVRRANDKLKKDFSPTELDFGNIKILLSRHFGFCYGVENAVEIAYKTLAEHPQKRIFLLSEMIHNPEVNADLLSRGVKFLMDTRGNKLIDFDTLQKEDIVIVPAFGTTVELQKELSEKGINPYQYDTTCPFVEKVWNRAAQIGERGYSIIVHGKPEHEETRATFSHSKENTPTVVVKDMADAQKLAFYIRKEKTSEQFFEEFSGKYSVNFDPQKDLERIGVVNQTTMLATETQAIADYLKEQIIAYRNISELESQAYFANTRDTLCYATNDNQEATYGLMQTPADIAVVVGGYNSSNTTHLVELLVQKMPTYFIRNADCLNSKTSVSSFDIHKKSEIFETTFLPEKSQITVSLTCGASCPDSIFEEVMVKLLSFFEISNEMISQKILELK
- a CDS encoding dihydroorotase produces the protein MSTILIKNANIVNEGKIFPSDLFIKNGFIEKIGDLDLSADQVIDAMGKYLFPGVIDDQVHFREPGLTHKANIATESKAALAGGTTSFMEMPNTVPNTLTQGLLEEKYQIAAENSWVNYSFFMGGSNNNYDEAMKTDLKNVCGLKLFMGSSTGNMLVDNPNTLDKIFSNFAGLIATHCEDEATVKANLEFYKEKYQNKDIPYDIHALIRNEEACYKSSSMAVNLAKKYDTRLHILHISTTEELELFSNDIPLSQKHLTSEVCVHHLFFDAEDYKKQGVNIKCNPAIKHNHRESLLEGLLDNHLDIIATDHAPHTWEEKSQDYWSAPSGLPLVQHSLQIMLDFYQKGKISLEKIVEKMCHAPAECFKVNRRGYIREGYWADLVLVDLNKSYTVDKDNILYKCGWSPLEGVMFGSSISKTIVSGELLFDEGQFLPKKSGKRLQFDR